DNA from Cheilinus undulatus linkage group 20, ASM1832078v1, whole genome shotgun sequence:
CCATTCTGCTAAAGAAATATCAAGAAATGATTTCAGTCCATACCACCCAGCCCTAAGTCTCAAAGTGTACTTCTTAAAAATTATCCAAAATCTATCAAGTTTTCTTCCTGAACAGCTTCACCCCCTTGCCCCCTCTTTAACCAATCAGCAATCAGTTCTTTCACCTCTTTCCCAAAATCTTCATGCAATCTACTGAACTCATCTTTAGAGCTAAAACAGAGCCCCGACCAATCCCCGTAAGGTGGAGCAGATGTGTTCATGGGCACCACGTTGGCGCTCTTCTTGGGCCACAGTTTAGGGGATCTTTTACTGGCTGATTTGGATGAAATGTGCGGAGGTTGGAGCTTCGGGCTGGAGGCAGGGCTGAGTCCTGCTCCAGCAACGGGGAGTGTGGAAGTCTGTTTACCGAAAGAGGGTGATGCAGAAACAGGTTGTGCAGTGCTGAAGTTGGGCATGGTGAAAGCTTTGGCTGGTGTAGCGGAGAGCTCGCCTAACGCCTCTGAGGAAAGAGCAAACAGAGAAACACAtaaaatagggctgaacgatttgcaaaaataatctaattgcaatttttctttcccctgatattgcgattgcgatataatatgcaattattattagattactcgacttatgcatttttcaaaaaaattcaagcaataaatcaatattataacctacattcagtcagaaacactcatcatacattttgccatttcattgcaaaatggatatagcctacagttttacttggcagagaaggctctgctctaaagatgctccctgggttagtcaagcagcatgctttgactttagaGGGAGCCCATGGCTGGAACCCACCATATGGATGGACACATAATTGAtaatgtgtattgaaaaaaaatgaaatgatttcataag
Protein-coding regions in this window:
- the mylpfb gene encoding myosin light chain, phosphorylatable, fast skeletal muscle b isoform X1, encoding MKLHEKIVSYFESCNSPVDKEGYLCKKGEIKTSYQKRWFVLKGNLLFYKDRRDDRDLAGVIVLEGCTVQLCESEEQFAFSLVWSEPGLRTYKFAAEDQESQESWIKALLSANHSYLSLLVMDLEKKYREALGELSATPAKAFTMPNFSTAQPVSASPSFGKQTSTLPVAGAGLSPASSPKLQPPHISSKSASKRSPKLWPKKSANVVPMNTSAPPYGDWSGLCFSSKDEFSRLHEDFGKEVKELIADWLKRGQGGEAVQEENLIDFG